The Methanococcus voltae PS genome segment TGAGAATATGGTAAAATTTGATAAATATCTTGTAATTTGGTAGTAAATTTACTTTATTTATTTTAACTACAATTTACAGTTTATATTTTACAAATTAAAATTACAAATTAAAATTATAAGCTCAATTAGTTATTAAAATGATTTAAATTTAATATAATGTATTTAATGTATTATTAAAAGTTAATTTGAACTTTAAAGGTGAAAACCTTGGATAACAAAACGAATGTATATGTTAATGGAAAATTAATCGACACCGTCGAAAATCCAGAAGAACTCGTTAGAAATTTAAGGGAATCAAGACGAAATGCAAGAATTTCGCCGTATACATCCATTTCATTTAACGAAGAAAGCAACGACGTTCATATTTCTACAGATGGTGGTAGAGCTGTTAGACCTTTGTTAGTAGTTGAAAACGGTGAGCTTAAAATTACTCAAGACCATTTAGAATTGTTAAAAGAAGGAGAACTTAAATTTAGCGATTTAGTTGAAAAAGGTTTAGCAGAATATTTGGATGCAGAAGAAGAAGAAAACGCATATATTGCAATATATGAAAAAGATATCAACGAAAACACGACACACATGGAAATCGATCCTATTTCAATTTTAGGTATCGGTGCAGGTGTGGCTCCATATCCTGAGCATAACTCAGCTCCAAGGATTACAATGGCGGCAGCGATGAGTAAACAGTCATTAGGTATCCCAATGGCAAACATAAAATGGAGAATGGATACAAGAGGTCACTTGTTACATTACCCGCAAGTACCTTTGGTAAGAACGAAACACCAGGAAATCTTAGGTTTTGATAAAAGACCTGCAGGACAAAACTTCGTTGTAGCAGTTATGAGTTATGAAGGTTACAATATGGAGGATGCGTTCATCATAAACAAAGCTTCCATCGATAGAGGTCTTGGTAGAAGTACATTCTTTAGAAGCTACGAAAGCTTTGAAAAGAGATACCCTGGAGGTCAATTAGACCGCTTTGAAGTGCCTGAAAAAGGTGTTAGGGGTTACAGGGCAGAAGGTGCTTACAGAAACTTGGGAGACGATGGTTTAATCGAATTAGAGTCTGAAGTATCATCTGGTGATGTTATTATTGGTAAAACCTCACCTCCAAGATTCTTAGAGGAAAACGAGATTTCATTACAACAAAAATCACAAAGAAGAGACACATCAGTAACTATCAGACACGGTGAAGAAGGTACTGTTGACTTAGTGATTTTAAGTGAAACAAAAGAAGGTAACCGTTTATCAAAAGTTAGAGTAAGAGATTCCAGAATTCCAGAATTAGGGGATAAATTTGCTTCTAGACACGGTCAGAAAGGGGTTATTGGTTTAGTTGTACCTCAAGAAGATTTACCATTTACTGAAGATGGAGTAATTCCTGATTTAATCATTAACCCGCACGCTGTTCCATCAAGGATGACTATTGGGCAGGTTTTAGAAATGATTGGTGGTAAAGTAGGTTCTTTAGATTGTAGAAGAATCGACGGTACTATCTTTAGTGGTGAAGGAGAATGGTCTTTAAGAGATGCTCTTGAAGCTCATGGATTCAAACACAACGGTAAAGAAACTGTTTACGAAGGTAAATCCGGTAAAAAACTTGAATGTGAAGTATTCGTCGGTGTTGCATACTACCAGAAATTACATCACTTGGTTGCAGGTAAAATCCACGCAAGAAGTAGAGGACCTATCCAAGTTCTTACAAGACAACCTACCGAAGGTAGGGCAAGAGAAGGTGGTCTTAGGTTCGGGGAAATGGAAAGAGATGTTTTGGTTGCACACGGTGCTGCTTTACTCTTAAAAGAAAGACTTTTGGACGAGTCTGACCCTCACGAAGATTATGTATGTGCAAAATGTGGAGAAATCGCTATTTACGACTTCAAAAGAGGAATTAAATTCTGCCCAATCTGTGGGGAAGTTGAAGACGTACAAGATAATAGGAAAATTCCATCAGTTAAAATTGCATACGCTTTCAAATTATTGCTTGATGAGCTTAAAAGTATGGGTATAGACCCTAAACTAAGATTAAAGGATAGGGCATAAGTTAAAAGAAATAAAATGTAATTAATTTAATTATTTAATTATTTAATTATATTTTTTATTTATTTTATTTACCTATATTTAATTTACTAGTATTGTTATTGGAAAACACGTTATTTAATTTAAATAGTCTAAAATAACTAAAATTTAAATTAAATCGTTGAAATTAATCAAGATAATCAAGATAACGAAATAAATTGAAATAACTAAAAAATTTACCTCATAGGTGAAAATTTATGAATGGGTTCGACGTTCCAAAAGAAATTGGAAACATTACCTTTGGTTTATTGTCTCCTGAACAAACAAGGATAATGTCCGTAGCTAAAATAGTTACAGCAGACACATACGACGACGATGGTTACCCAATCGACGGTGGATTGATGGATACGAGATTAGGTGTCATTGACCCTGGTTTAGTGTGTAAAAGTTGCGGTGGTAGGGTAGGTACCTGTCCTGGTCACTTTGGTCACATTGAATTGTCAAAACCGGTTGTACACATCGGCTTTGCAAAAGATATCTACAAAATCTTAAAAGCAACATGTCCACACTGTGGTAAGGTAACATTATCAGAGTCCAGAAAAGCAGAGTACATGGAAAAAATGGAAAGATTACTCGAAGAAGGGGGCGACATGTGGATATTATGTGATGAAATCTTAAAAGAAGCTGCAAAAGGTAGTATTTGTCCTGAATGTGGTGAAGTTAAGTACGATATTAAATATGATAAACCTTCAACATACCACCAAATCGATGGTAAGACATCTAGGCAATTAACCTCTTCAGAAGTTAGGGAAATCTTGGAAAAAATCCCTGATAACGATTGTAAGCTTTTAGGTATCAACCACATAGTTGCAAGACCTGAATATATGATATTAACCGTTTTACCGGTTCCTCCTGTGACCGTTAGGCCTTCAATCACACTCGAAAGTGGGGAAAGAAGTGAAGACGACTTGACACACAAATTGGTTGATATTATCAGAATTAACCAAAGATTAGAGGAAAATATCAACGGTGGTGCTCCTAACTTAATTATTGAAGATTTATGGGACTTATTACAGTACCACATAAACACGTACTTTGATAACGAAGCTCCAGGAATTCCTCCTGCAAGACACAGAAGCGGTAGACCTTTAAGAACACTCGCACAAAGGCTTAAAGGTAAGGAAGGTAGATTCAGACACAACTTAGCAGGTAAAAGGGTTAACTTCTCTGCAAGGACTGTTATTTCACCAGACCCACGTTTAAGTATTAACGAAGTTGGTATTCCAGAGTTAATTGCAAAGGAATTAACCGTTCCTGAAAAAGTAACTGAGCACAATATCGACCACATAAAAGAGTTACTTAAAAATGGTTCAGAAATACACCCTGGTGTAAATTACGTTATTAAAACCATTAAAAATAAAGAAGGAAAGCAGGAAAACTTTTCAATAAGAGTAAGCGATAAAAATAAAGAACATTGGGCTGAAAATATTGAAGAAGGAATGTCTGTTGAGAGACATTTAATGGATGGAGATGTTGTATTGTACAACAGACAGCCTTCATTGCACAGAATGTCTATCATGGCACACAAAGTTAAAGTTTTACCTTACAGGACATTCAGACACAACTTGTGTGTTTGTCCACCTTACAACGCGGATTTCGATGGTGACGAGATGAACGTTCACGTTCCACAATCCGAGGAAGCAAGAGCAGAAGCTGAAACATTAATGTTAGTTGAAAAGCACATCGTTTCACCAAGATTCGGGGGTCCAATCATTGGAGCTATTCACGACTTTATTTCAGGTGCTTACGTTCTTACAAGTTCAAACTTTAATAAAGACCAAGCTTTATCGCTTTTGAGAAGTGCAGGTTTCAAATCTGAATTAGGAGAACCTGACGTACTTGAAAATGGTGAAGAATTGTACAGCGGTAGGAGTTTGTTTGGTACTGCATTACCTGAAGGTTTAAGCTTAGAATACAAGAGTAAAACCTGTAAAAAATGTGACGACTGTAAAAAGGAAAACTGTGAACACGAAGGTTACGTTTTAATTAAAAACGGTAAGCTTTTAAAAGGTGTAATCGATAAAAACGGTTTCGGTTCAGAGGCTGGTATCGTATTGAACACCATTGTTAAGGAATTCGGTTCAGAGGCTGCAAGAAAATTCTTAGATTCTGCAACAAGAATGTCTATCAAAGCAATGATGATAAAAGGTTTCACAACAGGTATTGATGATGAAGATATCCCTGTAGAAGCAATTGAAGAAATTCAAAACATATTAAACAATGCTGAAAATGCTGTTGACGCAGTTGTTGAAAAATACGAAAATGGTACTTTAGACCCATTACCTGGTAGGGGTATCGAAGAATCAAGAGAAGCCTACATTATGCAAATATTGGGTAGAGCAAGGGACGATACTGGTGCTGTAGCTGAAAGATACTTAAGTAAAGATAACCACGCGGCTTTAATGGCAAGGACTGGTGCGAGAGGTTCATTATTGAACATTACAATGATGGCAGCGAGTGTTGGTCAGCAATCCGTTAGGGGTGGTAGAGTATTCAGAGGTTACAGAGATAGAACGTTACCACACTTCGGGAAAAAGAGTCTCGACGCAAAATCACACGGTTTCGTAAGAAGCTGTTATAAAAAAGGTTTATCACCTTCAGAATACTTCTTCCACGCTATGGGTGGTAGAGAAGGTTTAGTGGACCAGGCGGTAAGGACTGCACAATCTGGTTACATGCAAAGAAGACTTGTAAATGCTTTACAAGATATTAGAGCAGAATACGACGGAACAGTTAGAGATTCAAGAGGATTAGTTGTTCAATTTGAATATGGTGAGGATTTAGTAGACCCTGCTAAGGCAGACCACGGTAAGGGAGTAGATTTAGATAAAATATTCACCAAAGTTAAATCAAAATTTGATTAAATAATTGATTAAATAATCATATAAATTTAATTAGATTTTTAAAATTATCATAATATACGTTATCACAATATACGTATTATAATTTAGATTATAATTTAAATTCATATTCTGGGTGAAAAAAATGGAAAGTGCAGACTTAGAGTATAAAATAATGGATTTAAAACTCCCTCCGTTATTGAAACAAAATTTATTGAACAAGATACTCAAAGAAAATATTGAAAGCGAAGAAATGATTGAAGAAATCATTAAAGAGACACAAATTGCATATGAAAGAACATTAGTAGAACCTGGAGAAGCTGTTGGTGTTGTAGCAGCTCAATCAATCGGGGAACCTGGTACGCAGATGACAATGAGAACGTTCCACTACGCTGGGGTAGCAGAGTTAAACGTTACTTTGGGTTTGCCAAGGATGATTGAGATTGTAGACGCAAGAAAAGAGCCTTCTACACCTACAATGACAATTAATCTTTTAGAAGAATACAAATACGACAGGGAAAAAGCTCAACAAGTTGCTAAGAATATCGAAAGTACAACCGTTGAGTCAGTAGCTGACAACATAAGCGTTAACCTTGTAGAAGAATGTATTTCTATAATCTTAAACGCTGAAAAGTTAGAAAAAAGAATGTTAACCGTTGAAGATGTTATCAATTCAATTAAATCAAAAATGAAATTGAAAATTGAAGATGACGGTTATGTCTTAAATTTGAAGATTAAAACCCCTACATTAAAAGCTTTAAGAAAGAGACTTCCTAAAGTAAGAGCAATACACTTAAAAGGTGTATCTAACATTAACAGGGTTATTATTAGAAAAGAAGATGGTTCCGAAGAGTACATTTTGTACAGTGAAGGTTCCAACTTAAAAGAAGTATTCGAAATTGAAGGCGTTGACCCTTCAAAAACAACAACCAACAACATCATAGAAATTCAAGATGTTTTAGGTGTCGAAGCTGCAAGAAATGCAATTATTTACGAAATGGTTGCTACTTTATCGAACCAAGGTTTGACGGTAGACCCAAGGCACTTGATGATGGTTTCAGACTTGATGACCACAGATGGTGTTGTAAAACCAATCGGTAGACATGGTATCGGTGGGGAAAAAGCCTCCGTTCTTGCAAGAGCAGCATTCGAAGAAACTGTTAAACACTTATACTCTGCATCAATGAGAGGTTACTCCGATGAGTTAGACGGTGTTGTAGAAAACATCATAGTTGGTAAACCTATCTCTATTGGTACAGGCTGTATAAACGTTGGAATTAAAAGAGAATACGAAGAAGGTAATATTTAATTAAATAATTATATATTTTAAATAATTCTATATTATTATTTATTATTTTTTTAATCCATTTTTAATATGTATTTCGTATGTTTTATTTATTTGTAATTTCACAGTTTGTTATTTTAAAAATTTTGAACTATGCAAAAGTATAAAAATAACGTATTACTATTAAATATTTCGTATTAGTCAAAACCGTACAAATATATTTTTGTACAACAAAATGATTAATCGATTAATAAATTAAAACTTTGTAATTTATTAATTGGAGGACTTTTTTTCTAAATTGCGAATAGCATCGGAAAGAAACACCCCTCTGGAGAAAACTGAGAAGGAGGTAAATTATGGATATCAACAGAGCAATCAGAGTAGCTGTAGATACTGGTAAGGTAGTATTAGGTACAAAACAAGCTGTTAAGAACGTAAAACACGGTGAAGGGCAATTATTAATTGTTGCAGGTAATTGTGCGAAAGACGTTATGGCAGATTTAGAATATTATACTAAATTATCAGGCGTTAAATTATTCGTACACGATGCCACATCACTTGAACTCGGAGCTATTTGTGGTAAACCATTCCCTGTATCCGCATTAGTGGTAATGGAACCTGGTAACTCATCTATTTTAAACTTAAACAAAGAATAATTCAGGTGATGTTTTATGAGAATTAAACTTAATACAGAAGATATAATGAGAATCAGTTTATTTGAAAAAATGACTGGCGCAGATGTCATTGATTCAGTAGCTGATGAGGAAAAAATTACATTCGTTATCAAGGAAGGAGATATCGGTGCTGCTATTGGAAAAGGTGGAGAAAACGTAAGAAACGCAACCGAAAAATTTGGCAGAAAAATCGATTTAATTGAATATTCCGACGATGTAAAACAATTTATTAGAAACATATTCGCACCTGTGGAATTAGAAGATGTTTGGACTAAAAAATTCGGTGACGATTTAGTAGTATACTTAAGAATCCACCCTAAATTAAGAAGGGCTATTATCGGAGACAAAGGAAAGAAAATTGATTCCGCAGTTGACTTGGTTAGTAGACTTTCCGGTGTTAAAAACATCAAAGTTATCGCAGGATTGAGAAAAGACAATAAAAAGGTTGCTAAAAAAGAGGAAGCACCAGTAAAAGCTGAAGAGGTTAAACCTGAAGTTAAACCTGAAGCTGAAGCTGTAAAAGCTCCTGAAGCTACCGAAACACAAAATGCAGAATAATTTAAGAATTTAAAATCGATTGAATTTATTTATTAAAATTTTTAGTTGTTATATAATTATACTATTAATAATTAATTTAATAATATAATAAATTATAATCTAATAAATTATAATGCAATAATATAATCGATTGGAAAATTATGAATATGCTAGTCATAGGTGATTAAATGGCAGGAAGTAAAGCTCCAAGAGGAGAATTTGCAGGTAGAAAATTATTCTTAAAAAGAAAAGAAAGCAAATGGCACCAGTACAAATTCGTTAACAGAGAATTAGGCTTAAAATTAAAAGCTGACCCATTAGAAGGTGCTCCAATGGGAAGAGGTATTGTTGTTGAGAAAGTAGGTCTCGAAGCAAAACAACCTAACTCTGCTATCAGAAAATGTGTAAAAGTTCAATTAATTAAAAACGGAAAAGTTATTACCGCATTTGCACCAGGTAACCACGCTATCAACTTCATCGACGAGCACGACGAAGTAGTTATCGAAGGAATCGGTGGTCCAACAGGTCAAGCTAAAGGGGATATTCCTGGAGTAAGATATAAAGTTGTAATGGTTGGTAAAAACTCAATCAGAGAATTAGTTAAAGGTAAACAAGAAAAAGTTAAAAGATAAGTTCATTAAATAAGTTTTAATTTTATTTAACCTTATTTAATCTTAGTAATACTTTTAATTTTAAATTTCTTTAACTTAATACTTAATTTAAGATTAATAATTTATAATTATCAATAAATTCGGAAAAACATTCGGAAAACAAAATCACAAATCACAAAAATAACAATGGACGGTGAAATTTTGGAAATTAAATTGTTCAATAAATGGGATTGTGAAGCTGTTACAGTTAAAGATCCAAGCTTAAGGTCATACATTAGCTTAGAACCTGTTTTAGTACCTCACACCGCAGGAAGATACTCAAAGAAAATGTTCGATAAATCAAAAATGAACATTGTAGAAAGAGTTTTAAATAAATTAATGGCTGAACAAACAAATACTGGTAAAAAATACGAAGCTTTAGCAGTTATGGAAGAAGCCTTAGAAATCATCGCAAAAAGAACAAAGGAAAACCCTGTTCAAGTTTTAGTTGATGCTTTAGAAAACGCAGGACCTAGAGAAGAAACAACAAGAATTTCATACGGTGGTATCGCATTCTTACAATCAGTTGACGTTTCACCTGTAAGAAGATTAGACACTGCTATAAGAAACATCTCATTAGGTACCTTAAATTCAGCAAGAAAAAACAAAAAATCACTTGCAAACTGTTTAGCTGATGAAATAATCTCAGCTTCAAAAGCAGACATGCAAAAAAGCTTTGCTGTAAAGAAAAAAGAAGAAAAAGAAAGAGTTGCTCAATCAGCAAGATAATTGAGATATTGAGTTATATCCATTTCTTTATCTTTAGAATTTTGTAATTATGCAATAATTATATTATAGTCGTATTAAATGATACATCATTTATGATTATAATAATTCTTTTCAATTTATTCGTAAATGTTGAAATTGTAATCTTAAATAATTTATCAATAATCTTAAAGTATGAATTATTTGTTAATTAACATTTAATTAATATATGATTAATAAAATTGATAAATAATTCTAAACTGGTTATATTAATAATTATTGTACTTAGATTAACTAATGTATTATAAAATTAAATTTATAATAAAAGTATAATAAAATATAATTCTTCAAACTTCAAAATCAATTATTCGATTCGGTGAAATAATGGGAAGAAGAGCAAAAATGGTAGAAAAGGTTACCAGTTTAATGGAAACCCACGATAAAATCAGAAACATCGGTATCTGTGCACACATCGACCACGGTAAAACAACATTATCAGACAACCTCTTAGCAGGTGCTGGTATGATATCAAAAGAATTAGCAGGGGACCAACTTGCTTTAGACTTTGATGAAGAAGAAGCAGCAAGAGGTATTACAATCTACGCTGCTAACGTGTCAATGGTTCACCAGTCAGAAACCGGAGAACACTTAATTAACTTAATCGACACACCAGGTCACGTTGACTTCGGTGGTGACGTTACAAGAGCAATGAGAGCTATCGATGGTGCTATCGTTGTATGCTGTGCAGTAGAAGGTGTAATGCCACAAACTGAAACAGTTTTAAGACAAGCTTTAAAAGAAAAAGTTAAACCTGTATTATTCATAAACAAAGTTGACAGATTAATCAACGAGTTAAAATTAACTCCTGAAGAATTACAAGGAAGGTTTATGAAAATCATCGCAGAAGTTAACGTTTTAATCGAAAAGATGGCTCCTGAAGAGTTCAAAAAAGAATGGTTATGCGACGTTATGGGTGGTAAAGTAGCATTTGGTTCAGCTTACAACAACTGGGCTATTTCAGTACCATACATGCAAAAATCAGGTATTTCATTCAAAGATATCATTGATTTCTGTAACGATGAAAGACAAAAAGAATTAGCTGACAAAGCACCTTTACACGAAGTATGTTTAGATATGGTTATCAAACACTTACCAAACCCAGTTGACGCTCAAAAGTACAGAATTCCAAACATTTGGAAAGGTGACATTGAGTCAGAAATTGGTAAATCAATGATGACCTGTGACCCTAACGGTCCTTTAGCAGGTGTTATCACAAAAATTATCGTTGATAAACACGCAGGAGCTATCTCAGCATGCAGATTGTTCTCAGGAAGAATGAAACAAGGTGACGAATTGTTTTTAGTTGGTGCAGAACAAAAAGCAAGAGCTCAACAAGTTTCAGTTTTCATGGGTGCAGAAAGAGTTCAGGTACCAAGTATTTCAGCAGGTAACATCTGTGCTATTACAGGTTTAAAAGAAGCAACAGCAGGGGAAACTGTTTCAGCATTCTCAAACAAAATGGAACAAGCTTTCGAAGGTTTATCACACGTAAGTGAACCTGTTATTACAGTTGCTATCGAAGCTAAAAACACAAAAGACTTGCCAAAATTAATCGAAGTATTAAGACAAATCGCAAGAGAAGATAACACAGTTAGAGTGGAAATCAACGAGGAAACCGGTGAACACTTAATCAGCGGTATGGGTGAACTCCACATCGAAGTTATCACAAACACAAAAATCGGCAGAGATACAGGTATCGAAGTTGATGTTGGTGAACCAATCGTTGTTTACAGAGAAACAATCAACGGTACAAGCCCTGAAATTGAAGGAAAATCACCAAACAAACACAACAAATTGTACTTCATCGTAGAACCTTTAGAAGACAGTGTATACCAAGCATATGTTAAAGGCGACTTAAAAGATGAAGACTTCAAGAGAAAAATCTCATCAGAAGCAGAAGGTAAGTTTGTAGAAGCTGGTTTACCAAAAGACGAAGCTAAAAAAGTTATGTCAATCATGGGCGGTAACTTAATCACAAACTTAACTAGAGGTATCGTACAGTTAGACGAAGCTAGAGAGTTAATTATCGAAGGTTTCAAAGAAGCTGTAAGAAACGGTCCTTTAGCTGCTGAGAAAGTTCAAGGTGTAAAAGTTAAATTAATGGATGCAACTTTCCACGAAGATGCAATCCACAGAGGTCCAGCACAAATTATTCCTGCGGTAAGATTCGGTGTTAGAGACGCTATTACACAAGCTAAACCAGTATTATTAGAACCTATGCAAAAAGTATATATCAACACACCACAAGATTACATGGGTGATGGTATGAAAGAAATCAACAACAGAAGAGGCCAAATCGTTGATATGGAACAAGAAGGTGACATGTCAATTATTAAAGGTAGCGTTCCTGTTGCTGAAATGTTCGGATTCGCTGGTGCAATCAGAGGGGCTACCCAAGGTAGATGTTTATGGTCCGTTGAATTCTCAGGATTCGAAAAGGTACCTGCAGAAATACAACCTAAGATTGTTCAACAAATCAGGTCAAGAAAAGGTTTAAAAACAGAATAATTAAAATAATTAGAATAACCAGAATAATTATAAAATAGGATAATTACATATGAATTAATATAGTGAACTTATAATTGATTATAATAATTTGCAATATAATTATTATGGATTTATAATATCAATTAATTCATATGTACTTATTTAAAAATAGTGAAATTGAGTAAAATTATAATTAGGGTACAAAAATCTTACACGATTAATCATGATTAATTTTGAAAAATCCAAAAGATTTTAACAATATACCATAAAATATATATACTCATTTTTACTATCATATTACAAATTATACTTATTTAGAAATCTCTTGATAAGATAAATTATACTTACAAAAATCAAATAAAACAAGAATAAATACAGGTGACAATATGGCAAAAGAAAAACCAATATTGAACGTTGCATTTATCGGACACGTTGATGCTGGTAAATCAACCACAGTAGGAAGATTATTATTAGACGGTGGAGCTATCGACCCTCAGGTAATTACAAGATTAAGAAGAGAAGCTGAAGAAAAAGGTAAAGCTGGATTCGAATTTGCTTACGTTATGGACGGTTTAAAAGAAGAAAGAGAGAGAGGTGTTACAATTGACATCGCTCACAAAAAATTCCCTACCGACAAATACGAAGTAACAATCGTAGACTGCCCAGGCCACAGAGACTTCATTAAAAACATGATTACCGGTGCTTCACAAGCTGACGCAGCTGTTTTAGTTGTTAACGTAGATGACCACAACAACGGTATTCAGCCACAAACAAGAGAACACATCTTCTTAATCAGAACATTAGGTGTAAACCAATTAGCTGTTGCAATTAACAAAATGGATACAGTTAACTTCAACGAAGCTGACTACAACGCTATGAAGAAAATGTTAAGCGAAGAGTTATTAAAAATGTTAGGTTACAACCCTGACAACGTACCTTTCATCCCTGTAGCTTCATTACACGGTGACAACGTATTCAAAAAATCAGAAAACACAAAATGGTACAAGGGTCCTACAATTGCTCAAGTTATTGACTCATTCCAACCTCCTCAAAAACCAACAAACTTACCATTGAGATTACCTATCCAAGATGTTTACTCAATCACTGGTGTAGGTACAGTTCCAGTTGGTAGAGTTGAAACAGGTATCATCAGACCAGGAGACAAAGTTGTATTTGAACCTTCAGGCTCAGTAGGAGAAGTTAAAACAGTGGAAATGCACCACGAACAGTTACCTTCAGCAGAACCAGGAGACAACATTGGTTTCAACGTAAGAGGTGTAGGTAAAAAAGACATCAAAAGAGGAGACGTTTTAGGTCCAGTTGACAACGCACCATCAGTTGCAGCTGAATTTGACGCTCAAATTGTTGTTTTACAACACCCTTCAGTTATCACAGCAGGATACACACCAGTATTCCACGCACACACATCACAGATTGCATGTACCTTTGCAGAGTTAAGCAAAAAGTTAAACCCTGCAACTGGTGAAGTTTTAGAAGAAAACCCAGACTTCTTAAAAGCTGGTGACGCTGCAATCGTTAAATTAATACCAACAAAACCAATGGTTATTGAAAACGTTAAAGAAATTCCACAACTCGGTAGATTCGCTATTAGAGATATGGGTATGACTGTAGCAGCTGGTATGGCTATTAAAGTTGTAGCTAAAAACAAATAATTAGATTAATTCTAATTATTTAATTTTTAATTTTTTAATTATAATTCTTATAATTATTATATTTATTATACAATTCATTACATACCTTAAATGAGGCTAAATTATGCAAAAAGCAAGAATAAAATTATCAAGTACAAAACATACAGAATTAGACGGTGTATGTGACCAAATTAAAGCAATCGCTGAAAAAACAGGTGTTGATTTAGCAGGTCCAATTCCATTACCAACAAAAACATTAAAAGTTACAACAAGGAAGTCAACCGACGGTGAAGGTTCATCATCATTCGACAGATGGACAATGAAAATTCACAAAAGAGTTATCGACATCGAAGCTGACGAAAGAACCATGAAACACATCATGAAAGTAAGAATTCCTGAAACCGTTCAAATTGAAATCGAATTAAGAAACTAATTGAATAGTTAGTACTTAAAGATGTTTGATTCCAAGAATTGAAGGCTTTTTTTAAAAATAATTAATATTTCATAAGCCATGAAAAATATTGTTTTCCCTTTATGGGATTTCAATAACCTTTTTCTTTTTAAATTATTTTAGTTTTTATTTTATTATCTTATCATTACAGTATTTTTATTATTACCATTATTATT includes the following:
- a CDS encoding 30S ribosomal protein S12, producing MAGSKAPRGEFAGRKLFLKRKESKWHQYKFVNRELGLKLKADPLEGAPMGRGIVVEKVGLEAKQPNSAIRKCVKVQLIKNGKVITAFAPGNHAINFIDEHDEVVIEGIGGPTGQAKGDIPGVRYKVVMVGKNSIRELVKGKQEKVKR
- a CDS encoding 30S ribosomal protein S7, whose product is MEIKLFNKWDCEAVTVKDPSLRSYISLEPVLVPHTAGRYSKKMFDKSKMNIVERVLNKLMAEQTNTGKKYEALAVMEEALEIIAKRTKENPVQVLVDALENAGPREETTRISYGGIAFLQSVDVSPVRRLDTAIRNISLGTLNSARKNKKSLANCLADEIISASKADMQKSFAVKKKEEKERVAQSAR
- a CDS encoding elongation factor EF-2, with protein sequence MGRRAKMVEKVTSLMETHDKIRNIGICAHIDHGKTTLSDNLLAGAGMISKELAGDQLALDFDEEEAARGITIYAANVSMVHQSETGEHLINLIDTPGHVDFGGDVTRAMRAIDGAIVVCCAVEGVMPQTETVLRQALKEKVKPVLFINKVDRLINELKLTPEELQGRFMKIIAEVNVLIEKMAPEEFKKEWLCDVMGGKVAFGSAYNNWAISVPYMQKSGISFKDIIDFCNDERQKELADKAPLHEVCLDMVIKHLPNPVDAQKYRIPNIWKGDIESEIGKSMMTCDPNGPLAGVITKIIVDKHAGAISACRLFSGRMKQGDELFLVGAEQKARAQQVSVFMGAERVQVPSISAGNICAITGLKEATAGETVSAFSNKMEQAFEGLSHVSEPVITVAIEAKNTKDLPKLIEVLRQIAREDNTVRVEINEETGEHLISGMGELHIEVITNTKIGRDTGIEVDVGEPIVVYRETINGTSPEIEGKSPNKHNKLYFIVEPLEDSVYQAYVKGDLKDEDFKRKISSEAEGKFVEAGLPKDEAKKVMSIMGGNLITNLTRGIVQLDEARELIIEGFKEAVRNGPLAAEKVQGVKVKLMDATFHEDAIHRGPAQIIPAVRFGVRDAITQAKPVLLEPMQKVYINTPQDYMGDGMKEINNRRGQIVDMEQEGDMSIIKGSVPVAEMFGFAGAIRGATQGRCLWSVEFSGFEKVPAEIQPKIVQQIRSRKGLKTE
- the tuf gene encoding translation elongation factor EF-1 subunit alpha yields the protein MAKEKPILNVAFIGHVDAGKSTTVGRLLLDGGAIDPQVITRLRREAEEKGKAGFEFAYVMDGLKEERERGVTIDIAHKKFPTDKYEVTIVDCPGHRDFIKNMITGASQADAAVLVVNVDDHNNGIQPQTREHIFLIRTLGVNQLAVAINKMDTVNFNEADYNAMKKMLSEELLKMLGYNPDNVPFIPVASLHGDNVFKKSENTKWYKGPTIAQVIDSFQPPQKPTNLPLRLPIQDVYSITGVGTVPVGRVETGIIRPGDKVVFEPSGSVGEVKTVEMHHEQLPSAEPGDNIGFNVRGVGKKDIKRGDVLGPVDNAPSVAAEFDAQIVVLQHPSVITAGYTPVFHAHTSQIACTFAELSKKLNPATGEVLEENPDFLKAGDAAIVKLIPTKPMVIENVKEIPQLGRFAIRDMGMTVAAGMAIKVVAKNK
- the rpsJ gene encoding 30S ribosomal protein S10 gives rise to the protein MQKARIKLSSTKHTELDGVCDQIKAIAEKTGVDLAGPIPLPTKTLKVTTRKSTDGEGSSSFDRWTMKIHKRVIDIEADERTMKHIMKVRIPETVQIEIELRN